In Mytilus edulis chromosome 4, xbMytEdul2.2, whole genome shotgun sequence, the following proteins share a genomic window:
- the LOC139520543 gene encoding uncharacterized protein: MASNILNAKAPVSKRGNAYECVRCQTSKPVINSYKYVVNHIRKQHLLATQCPYWCTLCDYRCDTQEELAKHVDTYPVHKKIVGIQKTSGVTINPDSFFGHSDMPYFISSDDIVAFNKEKSQEHYSQKRKENGRTAAHTVEECLKVPEANTLSQQILAVLPSSEERDEMGEYDAVTVASGDLDNTEVVHVTTVVETPRLESDNSSTTSSSTSSKSTSKEEMDKQMQNFTSQLNKNLKEASKFINKSFKLGEENVKQLISMVGEQTKAFNKMANELKGLNQWLRDNNEQKTADKDNREIRENSNRDNRDNHRDSREYRDYRDRRYHPYR; encoded by the coding sequence ATGGCTTCAAATATCTTAAATGCAAAGGCACCTGTTTCAAAGAGAGGGAATGCGTATGAGTGCGTAAGGTGCCAGACTTCCAAACCAGTGATCAACTCATACAAATACGTCGTCAATCATATAAGAAAACAACACTTGCTAGCCACACAGTGTCCATATTGGTGCACCCTGTGTGACTACAGGTGTGACACACAGGAGGAACTAGCAAAGCATGTTGACACATATCCTGTGCACAAGAAGATAGTGGGTATCCAGAAGACGTCAGGAGTTACCATCAACCCTGACAGTTTCTTTGGACACTCTGACATGCCGTATTTTATATCCAGTGATGACATTGTTGCCTTCAACAAAGAGAAAAGCCAGGAGCATTACAGCCAGAAAAGAAAGGAAAATGGAAGGACAGCGGCACATACTGTGGAGGAATGTCTTAAAGTGCCAGAAGCAAATACTCTGAGTCAGCAGATACTGGCAGTTCTGCCGTCTTCTGAGGAAAGAGATGAGATGGGAGAATATGATGCTGTTACAGTTGCGTCAGGTGATTTGGATAATACTGAGGTGGTGCATGTGACTACAGTTGTTGAAACACCAAGATTAGAATCCGACAATTCTTCAACAACATCCTCTTCAACATCATCCAAATCAACGTCCAAAGAGGAAATGGACAAGCAAATGCAAAACTTCACCTCCCAACTGAACAAGAACTTGAAAGAAGCATCCAAATTTATAAACAAGAGTTTTAAACTAGGGGaagaaaatgtgaaacaattaatcTCAATGGTCGGGGAGCAAACCAAGGCTTTCAATAAAATGGCTAATGAACTAAAAGGGTTAAACCAGTGGTTAAGGgataacaatgaacaaaaaactgCAGATAAAGACAACAGAGAAATTAGAGAAAATAGTAATAGGGATAATAGGGACAATCATAGAGATAGTAGAGAGTACAGGGACTATAGAGATAGAAGATATCATCCTTATAGATAG